A window of Rutidosis leptorrhynchoides isolate AG116_Rl617_1_P2 unplaced genomic scaffold, CSIRO_AGI_Rlap_v1 contig445, whole genome shotgun sequence contains these coding sequences:
- the LOC139883763 gene encoding mitogen-activated protein kinase kinase kinase YODA-like has product MPSWWGKSSSKDAKKKASKESFIDSLHRRLKSTPDKVNARTGGSRRRSSDTASEIGCQSRAESRSASPIKRVSRCQSFSDGPRAQPLPLPARVARTDSEVSTMLAKPNVERSSRCFLPPPRPACIRSRNNPLDYDADLVTASVSSEISTDSDEPADSRRRSPQATDCDIEAKTAASSPSSLLLNELSPKVSQASPIESKNPPSISFINQITPRSPKRRPLGSHVPNLQVPYHGTFITPPDSSMSSPSRSPMRGFGTEQVMNYAYGVGKPYNDVTFLGSGNCSSPGSGQNSGHNSMGGDMSGQLFWQQSRGSPEYSPIPSPRMTSPGPSSRIQSGAVTPIHPRAGGAPLESQSSWPDDGKQQSHRLPLPPGTISSSSAFSHSNSAATSPSVPRSPGRADNPASPSTRWKKGKLLGRGTFGHVYVGFNSQSGEMCAMKEVTLFSDDAKSKESAKQLMQEINLLSRLRHPNIVQYYGSQKAGDRLYIFLEYVSGGSIYKLLQDYGSLGEAAIRSYTQQILSGLAYLHSKSTVHRDIKGANILVDPNGRVKLADFGMAKHITGQSCPLSFKGSPYWMAPEVIKNSSGCNLAVDIWSLGCTVLEMATTKPPWSQYEGVAAMFKIGNSKELPAIPDNLSDDGKDFVRQCLQRNPLHRPSAALLLEHPFVQGAAPLERSIFSSEPSDPQPDFTNGVANLVIGQVRNFGAMDSETLAVHSSRVSRTGPYASDIQIPRNISCPVSPIGSPLLRSRSPQHLNGRLSPSPISSPRTTSGSSTPLTGGGSGAIPFNHMKQSVYVQESCRQKSSNYMNAPCHETNNPDIFRGMQPGTHMFSELVPAHGEAYDGQSVLADRVSRQLLGDNAKTAPSLELSPKSPLPSRINGI; this is encoded by the exons ATGCCTTCATGGTGGGGGAAGTCATCATCCAAAGATGCAAAGAAGAAAGCAAGTAAAGAGAGTTTCATCGACTCGTTACACCGAAGGCTTAAGAGTACACCTGATAAAGTAAATGCCAGAACAGGTGGGTCTCGCCGGCGTAGCAGTGACACGGCCTCCGAGATAGGATGTCAATCCCGAGCAGAATCAAGATCAGCTTCACCAATCAAAAGAGTGTCAAGGTGCCAAAGTTTTTCTGATGGGCCCCGTGCTCAACCTCTTCCACTTCCTGCAAGGGTAGCTCGGACAGATTCTGAAGTTAGTACGATGTTGGCCAAACCAAATGTGGAGAGAAGTTCCAGGTGTTTCTTGCCTCCTCCAAGACCAGCATGCATACGAAGCAGGAACAATCCACTTGACTATGATGCAGATTTGGTCACTGCTTCAGTTTCCAGTGAGATCTCCACTGATAGCGATGAGCCAGCTGACTCACGGCGTCGTAGTCCGCAAGCAACTGACTGTGACATCGAGGCTAAAACTGCTGCAAGCAGCCCTTCTAG TCTGCTTCTCAATGAACTATCGCCCAAGGTTTCCCAAGCTAGTCCAATCGAATCAAAAAATCCGCCTAGTATTTCATTCATTAATCAGATAACTCCAAGATCACCGAAACGGAGACCTTTAGGCAGCCATGTGCCAAATTTGCAGGTTCCTTATCATGGAACTTTCATTACTCCTCCTGACAGCTCCATGTCAAGTCCTTCTAGGAGTCCAATGCGAGGTTTTGGCACTGAGCAAGTCATGAACTATGCTTATGGAGTGGGAAAACCATACAATGATGTCACTTTTCTTGGATCTGGCAACTGCTCAAGCCCTGGTTCAGGACAAAATTCAGGGCATAATTCAATGGGTGGTGATATGTCTGGACAATTATTTTGGCAACAAAGCAGAGGTAGTCCTGAATATTCTCCAATACCTAGTCCCAGAATGACGAGCCCTGGACCTAGTTCCAGAATTCAAAGTGGTGCTGTCACACCTATTCACCCTAGAGCAGGAGGAGCACCACTGGAATCACAGTCAAGCTGGCCTGACGATGGTAAGCAACAAAGCCACAGGTTACCCCTTCCGCCTGGCACAATTTCTAGTTCCTCTGCTTTTTCCCATTCAAACTCAGCAGCAACATCTCCCTCGGTGCCACGAAGTCCTGGAAGAGCTGACAATCCAGCAAGCCCTAGTACACGCTGGAAAAAGGGAAAGCTATTGGGTAGAGGCACTTTTGGACATGTCTATGTTGGTTTTAACAG TCAAAGTGGTGAAATGTGTGCAATGAAGGAAGTGACGTTGTTTTCTGATGATGCGAAGTCAAAGGAAAGTGCTAAACAACTGATGCAG GAAATTAATTTATTGAGCCGCTTACGGCATCCCAACATCGTGCAATATTATGGGTCCCAAAAG GCTGGTGATAGACTTTATATTTTCCTCGAGTATGTATCTGGTGGGTCCATTTACAAACTGCTCCAAGATTATGGATCACTTGGTGAGGCGGCCATTCGAAGTTATACTCAACAAATTTTGTCTGGGCTTGCTTATTTGCATTCGAAGTCGACTGTTCACAG GGATATTAAAGGAGCAAACATACTTGTAGATCCAAATGGTCGTGTGAAGTTGGCTGACTTTGGAATGGCAAAGCAT ATTACTGGACAGTCGTGTCCATTATCATTCAAGGGAAGCCCTTACTGGATGGCGCCAGAG GTTATAAAGAATTCAAGTGGCTGCAACCTGGCAGTGGATATATGGAGTCTTGGATGCACAGTTTTGGAAATGGCTACAACTAAACCACCATGGAGCCAGTACGAAGGG GTTGCAGCGATGTTTAAGATTGGTAATAGCAAGGAACTCCCAGCAATTCCAGATAACCTGTCGGATGATGGAAAGGATTTTGTTAGGCAATGTTTGCAGCGCAATCCGCTGCATCGACCTAGCGCTGCTCTGCTTTTGGAGCACCCTTTTGTACAAGGTGCTGCCCCTTTAGAAAGATCTATATTCAGCTCCGAGCCTTCTGATCCACAGCCTGATTTCACAAATGGAGTGGCAAATCTG GTCATTGGGCAAGTAAGAAACTTTGGTGCCATGGATTCGGAGACGCTTGCTGTCCATTCTTCGAGGGTGTCTAGAACTGGTCCATACGCCAG TGACATCCAAATCCCTAGGAACATATCGTGTCCTGTCTCACCAATTGGCAGCCCTCTATTGCGCTCAAGGTCACCACAACACCTGAATGGAAGACTGTCTCCTTCTCCGATATCGAGTCCACGAACAACCTCAGGCTCGTCGACACCGTTAACTGGTGGTGGGAGTGGTGCCATTCCATTTAATCACATGAAGCAATCCGTTTATGTTCAAGAAAGCTGCAGACAGAAATCATCAAACTACATGAATGCCCCTTGTCACGAAACGAATAATCCGGACATCTTTCGGGGAATGCAGCCTGGGACCCACATGTTCTCTGAACTAGTGCCTGCTCATGGGGAGGCTTATGACGGTCAGTCTGTCTTAGCTGATCGAGTGTCTCGGCAGCTCTTAGGGGATAATGCGAAGACGGCCCCATCACTAGAACTGAGTCCTAAATCACCTTTGCCCAGCAGAATCAACGGAAtctaa
- the LOC139883764 gene encoding silicon efflux transporter LSI2, producing the protein MAMAATVKVVLGSIGFLIFWVLAVFPAVPFLPIGRTAGSLLGAMLMVVFRVLTPDQAYAAIDLPILGLLFGTMVVSIYLERADMFKYLGKLLSWKSRGAKDLLCRICLISAISSALFTNDTSCVVLTEFILKIARQHNLPPHPFLLALASSANIGSSATPIGNPQNLVIAVRSKIPFGRFLVGILPAMLLGVFVNILIILAMYWKVLSVEKDEEDAQSDEIVADEDVNSHRFSPATMSHVSSLDSQDFDRINLRITSSASPRHIASNEMLRNRISSNEILEVNGVCIRPVNASTQEMSDETCQKNDQQNEKPATEWKVIVWKSCVYLVTIGMLIALLMGLNMSWTAITAALALVVLDFKDARPSLEKVSYSLLIFFCGMFITVDGFNKTGIPSTLWDLVEPYAQINHARGTAVLAFVILVLSNVASNVPTVLLLGARVAASAAEISEEEEKRAWLILAWVSTVAGNFSLLGSAANLIVCEQARRASHGYTLTFWSHLKFGVPSTIIVTAIGLTLIR; encoded by the exons ATGGCAATGGCTGCTACTGTAAAAGTGGTTTTGGGTTCAATAGGCTTCTTAATTTTCTGGGTTCTAGCTGTTTTCCCGGCAGTCCCTTTCTTACCAATTGGGAGGACAGCCGGATCCCTTTTAGGGGCTATGCTTATGGTCGTATTCCGAGTTTTGACACCTGATCAAGCATATGCTGCAATTGATCTCCCAATTCTTGGTCTCCTCTTTGGGACTATGGTTGTTAGTATTTATCTGGAAAGAGCAGATATGTTCAAATACTTGGGGAAGTTGCTTTCATGGAAGAGTAGAGGAGCAAAGGATTTACTATGCAGAATCTGTCTGATCTCTGCTATTTCAAGTGCTCTCTTCACAAATGACACTTCTTGCGTTGTTTTGACGGAATTTATATTAAAGATTGCAAGGCAGCACAATCTGCCACCCCATCCCTTTTTACTTGCTCTTGCCTCGAGTGCTAACATTGGATCCTCAGCAACTCCTATTGGGAACCCTCAAAACCTTGTCATAGCTGTTCGTAGCAAGATACCCTTTGGCAGATTTCTAGTCGGGATTCTACCAGCGATGCTCTTGGGAGTTTTTGTTAATATTTTGATAATCCTAGCCATGTACTGGAAGGTGCTGTCGGTTGAGAAGGACGAAGAAGACGCGCAATCGGATGAAATCGTAGCTGATGAGGATGTCAATTCTCATCGTTTTTCGCCGGCCACAATGTCGCATGTGTCATCCCTGGACTCTCAGGATTTTGATCGCATTAATCTCCGAATTACTTCTTCTGCTTCACCCAGGCACATTGCCAGTAACGAAATGCTAAGGAACCGAATAAGTTCGAATGAGATATTAGAAGTCAACGGTGTTTGTATTCGACCAGTAAATGCATCAACACAAGAGATGAGCGATGAAACTTGTCAGAAA AATGATCAGCAAAATGAAAAACCAGCTACAGAGTGGAAAGTGATTGTGTGGAAATCTTGTGTATACCTAGTCACAATTGGTATGTTGATTGCTTTGCTAATGGGTCTTAACATGTCATGGACTGCAATTACAGCTGCTCTTGCTCTGGTTGTTCTCGATTTCAAGGATGCTCGGCCGTCACTTGAAAAG GTGTCGTATTCGCTTTTAATATTCTTTTGCGGGATGTTTATCACGGTGGATGGTTTCAACAAGACCGGTATTCCAAGCACTTTATGGGATTTGGTAGAGCCATATGCACAGATCAATCATGCTCGGGGGACAGCAGTTCTAGCATTTGTCATATTGGTTTTATCAAATGTCGCATCGAATGTACCAACAG TTCTGTTGCTTGGAGCTCGCGTGGCAGCCTCGGCGGCAGAGATATCGGAAGAGGAAGAGAAGAGGGCGTGGCTGATATTAGCATGGGTGAGCACGGTGGCTGGGAATTTCTCATTGTTGGGGTCAGCAGCCAATTTGATAGTGTGTGAGCAAGCTAGACGTGCATCTCATGGATACACCTTGACTTTCTGGAGCCATCTTAAATTTGGAGTTCCCTCTACTATAATTGTCACTGCCATTGGTTTGACGCTCATTAGATGA
- the LOC139883762 gene encoding uncharacterized protein, whose protein sequence is MAHRLQLALVTAYKEKAAHTENIAHLLAMDELESGTGLNQACNLQRVGDTRWSSHLRSVSSLINMFSATCEILMIIIDDGGTSTQRADADITYEVLTSYEFVFTLHLVMKVLEITDLLCRTLQLKSQDILNAMDVVKSTKIMIQELRDKGWADLIKNVNTFCESVSIPIPNLDDHYIARRGRARHQQEDITMEHHYKVDIFNALIDTQLHELNSKFNDHAMELLTLSSALDPKEMRNSFRIDDICTLVDKYYPQDFAGHEKAQLKVQFEHFGHMIESPDFQELSTILDLCKWMVSTRKSLIYPLVYRVVTLILTLPVSTATTERSFSAMNIIKNKLRNKIADEFLSDSLLVYIEKEIAEAIDVESIVNDFRDMKTRCLYF, encoded by the exons ATGGCACATCGTTTGCAACTTGCACTAGTTACTGCTTATAAGGAG AAAGCTGCACATACTGAGAATATTGCTCATTTGCTTGCTATGGATGAGCTTGAAAGTGGAACAGGGCTTAATCAAGCTTGTAATTTGCAAAGAGTTGGGGATACACGGTGGAGTTCACATTTGCGATCAGTATCCAGCTTAATCAATATGTTTAGTGCAACATGTGAAATCTTGATGATCATTATTGATGATGGAGGTACTTCAACTCAACGTGCCGATGCAGATATAACATATGAGGTATTAACGTCCTATGAATTTGTGTTCACTTTACATCTCGTGATGAAAGTTCTTGAGATTACAGACTTGTTGTGCCGCACTTTACAACTTAAATCTCAGGATATACTAAATGCAATGGATGTAGTTAAATCTACCAAGATAATGATTCAAGAATTAAGAGATAAAGGATGGGCTGATCTAATCAAAAATGTGAATACTTTTTGTGAATCTGTCAGTATACCTATTCCAAATTTGGATGATCATTATATTGCAAGAAGAGGAAGGGCTCGTCATCAGCAAGAAGATATTACTATGGAGCACCATTATAAGGTGGACATTTTTAATGCTTTGATCGATACTCAACTACATGAATTAAATAGTAAGTTCAATGATCACGCGATGGAATTACTTACTCTTAGTTCAGCTTTAGATCCAAAGGAGATGCGTAATTCATTTAGAATTGATGACATTTGCACATTGGTGGATAAATATTATCCTCAAGACTTTGCTGGACATGAGAAGGCGCAATTAAAGGTGCAATTTGAACATTTTGGTCATATGATAGAATCTCCAGATTTTCAAGAACTATCCACAATTTTAGATTTATGTAAATGGATGGTAAGTACAAGAAAATCTTTGATTTATCCTCTCGTATATAGAGTAGTGACTCTTATACTCACTCTTCCAGTTTCCACCGCTACTACGGAGCGATCTTTTTCAGCGATGAACATTATTAAGAACAAGCTTCGTAACAAAATTGCAGATGAATTCCTCTCTGATTCTTTACTCGTATATATCGAGAAAGAAATTGCTGAAGCTATTGATGTAGAATCAATTGTGAATGATTTTCGTGACATGAAAACTAGGTGTCTTTATTTTTGA
- the LOC139883756 gene encoding uncharacterized protein produces the protein MKVNGAKGMRQNAAKLLSLLFWPANQIGSIQRRIYMQKQKGVLDFFKKPDPKRQKVETTPSVENPSSSTPPIPKSQATNVNNSFDINSLVRDSGVRQQIWKYDFNKQDKVRRAYIRVGPFQCILAEYPKTGKKHRRSFQAKWYKEFPTWLEYSPTKDAKNWKEAFPTHIGKDHTSRHRIAESKLSDLMNQSAHLRRRYEKHASHKDEETRIRVKAAVHAALLNLLSTYNEDVSTSIANAPQNAIYNSPTIQKQILHTMSRRVKEVIREEIGDAKYCILVDEARDEFKKEQMSIILRFVDKNGYVQERFFGLVHVKDTAASTLRDEILFVLSQHNLDVQNIRGQGYDGASNMRGEFN, from the exons ATGAAAGTCAATGGTGCAAAA GGGATGAGGCAAAATGCAGCTAAACTTCTTTCTTTGCTGTTTTGGCCTGCTAATCAGATCGGATCTATTCAGAGGCGGATCTAT ATGCAAAAACAAAAGGGGGTTCTAGACTTTTTCAAGAAGCCTGATCCTAAGCGTCAGAAAGTAGAAACTACACCTTCTGTTGAGAATCCAAGTTCTAGTACTCCTCCAATTCCTAAATCTCAAGCAACTAATGTCaataatagttttgatatcaaTTCTTTAGTGCGTGATTCAGGTGTACGACAACAAATATGGAAGTATGATTTCAATAAGCAAGATAAAGTTCGAAGGGCTTATATTAGAGTCGGACCGTTTCAATGCATTCTCGCAGAATATCCGAAAACTGGAAAAAAACATCGAAGGAGTTTTCAAGCGAAATGGTATAAGGAATTTCCAACGTGGCTAGAATATTCTCCAACCAAAGATGCT AAGAATTGGAAAGAAGCATTCCCAACACATATTGGAAAAGATCACACATCCCGTCATCGAATTGCTGAAAGTAAATTGAGTGATCTCATGAATCAGTCTGCACATCTTAGAAGAAGATATGAGAAGCACGCATCTCATAAAGATGAAGAGACTAGAATTCGAGTAAAAGCTGCAGTCCATGCA GCTCTACTTAATTTACTATCTACTTACAATGAGGATGTGTCAACGTCCATTGCTAACGCTCCACAGAATGCTATATACAATTCACCTACGATACAAAAGCAAATTTTACACACCATGTCAAGAAGAGTAAAGGAAGTTATTCGTGAAGAGATTGGGGATGCTAAATATTGCATACTAGTTGATGAAGCACGAGATGAATTTAAAAAAGAACAAATGTCTATTATCTTGAGATTTGTCGATAAGAATGGATATGTGCAAGAGCGATTTTTTGGGCTTGTTCATGTTAAAGACACTGCTGCATCGACATTAAGAGATGAAATACTTTTTGTACTCTCGCAACACAATCTTGATGTGCAGAATATCCGAGGGCAAGGCTATGATGGTGCAAGTAATATGAGAGGGGAGTttaattga
- the LOC139883761 gene encoding uncharacterized protein, protein MAYQEVELTITSAKDLKNVNWRHGPIRPYVVVWVDPNNKCSSRVDDEGDTCPFWDQRLVIPLPSRVNDDTILHIDVVHAGREEDTKPLIGSARLKLIEVLEEAGVGQPISRSLKLKRPSGRPHGKIDVEVMIRDPRYRGQDAYYAPPYGVSSRDYAPPYGVSSRDYAPPPPQYGAPYGGAAPPPAYAAAPPSGYPYGAGYNQQPPPPQYGYEGQGGYGYGQPGYGQPAVVEEKKKSKFGMGTGLAVGAVGGLLGGLAISEGIDAFEDHVADEAAERVEDNDDGNYYEGDDF, encoded by the coding sequence ATGGCTTACCAGGAAGTGGAATTGACCATTACCTCCGCTAAGGACCTGAAGAACGTGAATTGGCGCCACGGCCCAATCCGTCCATACGTCGTCGTTTGGGTGGACCCCAACAACAAATGCTCCAGCCGCGTGGACGACGAAGGCGACACGTGTCCTTTCTGGGATCAGAGGCTCGTCATTCCTCTACCTTCCCGCGTCAACGACGACACCATCTTGCACATTGACGTCGTCCACGCAGGGAGGGAGGAAGACACCAAGCCGCTCATCGGTTCGGCTCGGCTCAAGCTGATCGAGGTTCTGGAGGAGGCCGGCGTCGGCCAGCCGATCAGCCGGAGCCTCAAGCTCAAACGTCCTTCCGGGAGGCCACATGGCAAGATAGACGTCGAGGTGATGATAAGAGATCCTCGCTATCGTGGACAAGATGCGTACTACGCACCTCCTTACGGCGTTTCGTCACGAGATTACGCTCCTCCTTACGGCGTTTCGTCACGAGATTACGCTCCTCCGCCGCCGCAATACGGTGCTCCATACGGCGGCGCCGCACCGCCACCGGCTTATGCCGCCGCTCCTCCTAGTGGATACCCGTATGGAGCTGGGTACAACCAGCAACCTCCACCGCCGCAATACGGTTACGAGGGGCAGGGTGGATACGGTTACGGTCAGCCGGGTTACGGGCAGCCGGCGGTTGTTGAAGAGAAGAAGAAGAGCAAGTTTGGGATGGGGACGGGATTGGCGGTCGGAGCTGTAGGTGGGTTGCTTGGTGGATTGGCAATTTCGGAGGGAATCGATGCGTTCGAGGACCATGTGGCGGACGAGGCGGCGGAAAGGGTTGAAGACAATGACGACGGCAACTATTATGAAGGGGACGATTTCTAG
- the LOC139883757 gene encoding protein DETOXIFICATION 35-like — protein sequence MGSALETLCGQAFGAGQVHMLGVYMQRSWIILMASSCVLLPIYIWATPILKLLGQADEIAELAGKFALLTIPNLFALSLTFPAQKFLQSQSKVNVLAWIGGIALLCQVLLLWLFIYVFHWGIIGAAVAYDITTWGIPIAQCIYIFGWCKVGWRGFSIEAFHDLWAFLGLSIASAVMICLEIWYMMSIIILTGHLANAVLAVGSLSICININGYEGILFIGVNAAVSVRVSNELGCRRPRAAKYAVAVAVFQSLVIGLSCMVIILIVRDYIGIVFTSSKELQKEVAKLASLLGVTMVLNSVQPVISGAAIGAGWQGLVAYINLGCYYIFGLPLGYLLGYTAHLNVFGLWGGMIAGMALQTLLLLIILYRTNWTKEVEQSSERMKKWGGQNVVPVEEEEEIAINGA from the exons ATGGGCAGTGCATTGGAGACACTTTGTGGTCAAGCTTTTGGAGCAGGGCAAGTACACATGCTAGGTGTTTACATGCAAAGGTCTTGGATTATCTTAATGGCATCAAGTTGTGTTCTCTTGCCAATTTACATATGGGCCACGCCGATCCTAAAGCTTCTCGGACAGGCCGATGAGATAGCTGAACTTGCCGGCAAATTTGCTCTCTTAACCATTCCTAACCTTTTCGCACTTTCACTGACTTTCCCTGCTCAAAAGTTTCTCCAGTCTCAGAGCAAGGTGAATGTATTGGCATGGATCGGAGGAATAGCTCTTCTTTGCCAAGTCCTATTACTCTGGCTCTTCATTTACGTCTTCCATTGGGGTATAATCGGAGCAGCGGTAGCATATGACATAACGACTTGGGGGATCCCCATTGCTCAATGTATTTACATTTTTGGATGGTGTAAAGTAGGATGGAGAGGATTTTCGATTGAGGCTTTTCACGACCTTTGGGCATTTCTTGGGTTATCCATTGCCTCTGCCGTCATGATTTGTCTCGAGATCTGGTACATGATGAGTATTATCATACTCACTGGACACCTTGCTAATGCAGTCTTAGCTGTTGGTTCTCTTTCTATATG CATAAATATCAATGGGTATGAAGGTATACTGTTCATTGGAGTCAATGCAGCAGTAAG TGTTCGAGTCTCCAATGAACTGGGATGTCGACGACCGAGAGCAGCCAAATACGCGGTGGCTGTCGCAGTTTTTCAATCTCTGGTTATCGGTCTGAGTTGCATGGTTATTATATTGATAGTGAGAGATTATATTGGCATTGTTTTCACAAGCAGCAAAGAACTGCAAAAAGAAGTTGCTAAGCTAGCTAGCCTTCTTGGTGTCACCATGGTTCTTAACAGTGTTCAGCCAGTCATATCAG GTGCTGCTATTGGAGCTGGATGGCAAGGTCTAGTTGCATATATCAATCTGGGTTGCTACTATATATTCGGTCTTCCTCTTGGATACCTTCTCGGCTACACTGCACATTTAAATGTGTTT GGGCTGTGGGGAGGTATGATTGCTGGAATGGCATTACAGACATTGCTGCTTCTGATTATTTTGTACAGAACCAATTGGACCAAAGAA GTCGAACAATCGTCAGAACGAATGAAGAAGTGGGGTGGACAAAATGTAGTTCCAGTTGAGGAGGAGGAGGAGATAGCTATTAATGGTGCTTGA